One segment of Alnus glutinosa chromosome 2, dhAlnGlut1.1, whole genome shotgun sequence DNA contains the following:
- the LOC133859846 gene encoding uncharacterized protein LOC133859846 → MQEDNWELSVCPSFSSYSSDKLADIAAKVVDGDDGRHRGEELDDDFEFVSVSRADDDVVVVDGQIGPVFPVFNRDLLSKSWLQGNEDHDGRSLRVPLKKLFVDERDPTTSFSSSSSSSSSEDEEGEGELEGVPPGTYCVWTPNNNNSAKASPSRCKKSNSTGTKTTGSSSSKRWRLSSLLRRSNSEGKNAFVFLTPKKEEIRPEKAVNREPGTKEKKVKTVSSAHEAFYTRNRAMREGDKRRTYLPYRQDLVGFWANVGALGKTFPPF, encoded by the coding sequence ATGCAAGAAGATAATTGGGAACTGTCGGTCTGTCCCAGCTTCAGCAGCTACTCTTCCGATAAGCTCGCCGACATAGCCGCTAAAGTCGTTGATGGTGATGATGGTCGTCATCGGGGCGAGGAACTCGACGACGACTTCGAGTTCGTTTCGGTTTCTAGAGCCGACGACGACGTGGTGGTGGTCGATGGCCAGATCGGCCCGGTTTTTCCGGTATTCAATCGTGACTTATTAAGTAAAAGTTGGTTACAAGGCAACGAGGATCACGACGGACGGTCTCTTCGGGTTCCGCTAAAGAAGCTGTTCGTGGATGAACGCGATCCCACTACCTCGTtttcgtcgtcgtcgtcgtcgtcttcGTCGGAGGATGAAGAGGGGGAGGGCGAGCTGGAGGGTGTCCCGCCGGGAACATACTGCGTTTGGACCCCAAATAACAACAACTCTGCCAAAGCCTCACCCAGCCGATGCAAGAAGAGCAATTCCACCGGAACTAAAACCACTGGATCATCATCGTCCAAACGCTGGAGGCTCTCGAGCTTGCTTCGGAGGAGCAACAGCGAGGGCAAGAACGCGTTCGTGTTCTTGACTCCCAAGAAGGAAGAGATCAGACCCGAGAAGGCTGTTAATCGTGAGCCGGGCACGAAGGAAAAGAAGGTCAAAACGGTGTCGTCGGCGCACGAGGCGTTCTACACGAGGAACAGGGCGATGAGGGAGGGGGACAAGAGGCGGACATACTTGCCATACAGGCAGGACCTGGTCGGGTTCTGGGCTAACGTGGGTGCGCTGGGCAAGACCTTTCCTCCTTTCTAA
- the LOC133859847 gene encoding probable phospholipid-transporting ATPase 8, which produces MPEGRRRGIHFSKIYSFACCRSKFEEQHAQIGKRGYSRVVYVNDPDNPEAVQSKYRGNYVSTTKYTLANFVAKSLFEQFRRVANMYFLVVACVSFSPLAPYSALSVLGPLLLVIGATMAKEGVEDWRRRMQDKEANNQKVKVYGRNYTFNETKWMKLRVGDLIKVCKDEYFPADLILLSSSYADGICYVETMNLDGETNLKLKHSLEVTSHLCDEKSFQKFRAVIKCEDPNEHLYSFVGTLCYDGKEYPLSLKNMLLRDSKLKNTEYIYGVVVFTGHDTKVMQNAIDPPSKRSKIEKKMDKIIYVLFSVLILIAFVGSVFFGIETKKDISDGRYRRWYLRPDDTTVFFDPKRALLSAFLHFLTALMLYGYLIPISLYVSIEIVKVLQSIFINQDQDMYHEETERPAQARTSNLNEELGQVDTILSDKTGTLTCNSMEFVKCSIAGTAYGHGMTEVERALARRRGDALPEASDVLSDVQGHDGDPVDSRKSIRGFNFRDERIMNGKWVKEPHSDIIQKFFRVLAICHTAIPEENKGAGEISYEAESPDEAAFVIAAREIGFEFFKRTQSSIWLWELDYETSNRVVRKYEVLQVLEFSSSRKRMSVIVRNEENQLLLLCKGADSVMFGRLSKDGRLFESQTKDHIKKYAESGLRIMVTAYRELGEEEYRPWEEKFQKAKTSLIADRDISVDELANEVERDLTLLGATAIEDKLQKGVPECIEKLAQAGIKIWVLTGDKMETAVNVGYACSLLRQDMKQIVITLDSPDIDALEKLGDKDAIAQASFKSIGKQISEGISQINSVEESAEFGLIIDGKSLEHSLKKNVEKSFFDLAKKCSSVICCRSSPKQKALVTRLVKLETGKTTLSIGDGANDVGMLQEADIGVGISGVEGMQAVMASDFSIAQFRFLERLLLVHGHWCYRRISMMICYFFYKNIAFGFTLFWFEAYASFSGQPAYNDWYMSFYNVFFTSLPVIALGVFDQDVSARFCLKYPILYLEGVENLHFSWPRILGWMFNGVISSIIIFFFTTKSMINQAFRRDGQVVDFEVLGVTMYTCVVWAVNCQMALSVNYFTWIQHLFIWGSIAFWYIFLVIYGSLPPNVSTTAYRVFTEACAPSALYWLVTLFVVICTLLPLFSYRAFQTRFKPTYLDIIQRKRLEDLETQNSSETRPFKQKLHRLRERLRQREL; this is translated from the exons ATGCCAGAAGGGCGGAGGAGAGGGATACATTTTAGCAAAATCTATTCATTTGCTTGTTGTCGGTCGAAGTTCGAAGAACAGCATGCCCAAATTGGGAAGAGAGGGTACTCGAGGGTAGTGTATGTTAATGATCCGGATAATCCCGAGGCAGTTCAGTCGAAGTACAGGGGAAATTATGTGTCCACTACTAAGTATACGTTGGCTAATTTTGTTGCCAAGTCTTTGTTTGAGCAGTTTAGGAGGGTTGCAAATATGTACTTTCTTGTTGTGGCTTGCGTTTCATTTAGTCCTTTGGCACCTTATTCAGCACTTAGTGTTCTTGGACCATTGTTACTGGTGATTGGAGCTACTATGGCCAAGGAAGGCGTGGAAGATTGGAGACGAAGAATGCAG GATAAAGAGGCAAATAATCAAAAGGTAAAAGTGTATGGTAGAAATTATACGTTCAATGAGACGAAATGGATGAAACTTCGAGTTGGTGATCTCATAAAGGTGTGCAAGGATGAATACTTCCCTGCTGATTTAATTCTGCTTTCATCAAGCTATGCGGATGGGATTTGTTATGTTGAGACTATGAACCTTGATGGAGAGACTAATTTAAAATTGAAGCATTCCTTGGAGGTGACATCCCATCTTTGTGATGAAAAATCCTTCCAAAAATTTAGAGCAGTGATCAAGTGTGAGGACCCTAATGAACATTTATATTCATTTGTTGGAACTTTGTGCTATGATGGCAAAGAATACCCACTTTCCTTAAAAAATATGCTTTTAAGAGATTCTAAGCTTAAAAACACTGAATATATTTACGGTGTCGTGGTTTTTACGGGACATGATACAAAAGTGATGCAGAATGCTATAGATCCTCCTTCGAAGAGAAGTAAAATTGAGAAGAAAATGGATAAGATAATCTACGTACTTTTCAGTGTTCTGATATTGATAGCTTTTGTTGGATCTGTGTTTTTCGGAATTGAAACCAAAAAAGATATTAGTGATGGAAGGTATAGAAGGTGGTATCTTCGTCCAGATGATACAACTGTGTTTTTTGACCCCAAAAGAGCATTACTTTCTGCCTTTCTTCACTTCTTAACAGCCCTTATGTTGTATGGATACCTTATACCGATATCTTTATATGTATCCATTGAGATTGTGAAGGTTTTACAGAGTATTTTCATTAACCAAGATCAGGATATGTATCATGAAGAAACAGAAAGGCCAGCACAAGCTCGCACTTCTAATTTGAATGAGGAACTTGGTCAGGTGGATACAATACTGTCTGACAAAACAGGCACTTTGACATGTAATTCCATGGAGTTTGTTAAATGTTCAATAGCAGGCACTGCTTATGGCCATGGTATGACAGAAGTGGAGAGGGCACTGGCGAGGAGGAGGGGGGATGCACTGCCTGAAGCTAGTGATGTATTATCTGATGTACAAGGCCATGATGGTGATCCTGTGGACTCCAGAAAGTCAATTAGGGGTTTCAACTTTAGAGATGAACGCATCATGAATGGGAAGTGGGTTAAGGAACCTCATTCAGATATCATACAGAAATTCTTTCGGGTCTTAGCAATATGTCATACTGCTATTCCTGAGGAAAATAAAGGGGCAGGAGAAATTTCATATGAAGCTGAGTCACCGGATGAAGCAGCTTTTGTCATAGCAGCGAGGGAGATTGGCTTTGAGTTTTTTAAAAGGACGCAATCAAGCATATGGTTGTGGGAGTTAGATTATGAGACCAGCAATAGGGTTGTCAG AAAATATGAGGTTCTTCAAGTCTTAGAGTTTAGTAGTTCTCGCAAAAGAATGTCCGTAATTgtaagaaatgaagaaaatcaGTTGTTGCTCCTTTGCAAGGGGGCGGACAG TGTAATGTTTGGAAGGCTTTCAAAAGACGGGCGGCTTTTTGAGTCTCAAACCAAGGATCACATTAAAAAATATGCCGAATCCGGACTACGAATCATGGTAACTGCATACCGTGAGCTGGGTGAAGAGGAATATAGACCATGGGAAGAAAAGTTTCAAAAGGCCAAAACATCTCTCATTGCAGACCGTGATATATCGGTAGATGAACTTGCTAATGAGGTTGAAAGGGATTTGACTCTTCTTGGCGCTACAGCCATTGAAGACAAACTACAAAAGGGG GTTCCTGAATGTATTGAGAAACTTGCCCAAGCTGGAATTAAGATATGGGTATTAACTGGTGATAAAATGGAAACAGCTGTTAATGTTGg GTATGCTTGTAGTTTACTTAGACAAGATATGAAACAAATTGTGATCACCCTTGATTCGCCAGATATTGATGCCTTGGAAAAACTAGGAGATAAGGATGCCATTGCACAG GCTTCATTCAAAAGCATAGGGAAGCAAATTAGTGAAGGAATATCTCAGATAAATTCAGTTGAAGAAAGTGCTGAGTTTGGCCTAATAATTGATGGAAAGTCCTTGGAGCATTCTCTGAAAAAGAATGTGGAGAAGTCATTCTTTGATCTTGCAAAAAAATGTTCTTCCGTTATATGCTGCCGATCTTCACCCAAGCAGAAAGCTCTT GTCACGAGATTGGTAAAATTGGAAACGGGTAAGACAACACTCTCTATTGGTGATGGGGCAAATGATGTTGGCATGCTTCAAGAGGCCGATATTGGAGTTGGCATTAGTGGCGTTGAAGGGATGCAG GCAGTGATGGCAAGTGATTTTTCAATAGCGCAATTCCGTTTTCTAGAACGTTTGTTGCTGGTACATGGCCATTGGTGTTACAGGCGAATATCAATGATG ATATGCTACTTCTTTTACAAGAACATAGCATTTGGGTTTACTCTATTTTGGTTTGAGGCCTATGCTTCTTTCTCTGGTCAACCTGCATATAATGATTGGTACATGTCATTTTACAATGTCTTCTTCACCTCGCTTCCTGTAATTGCTCTTGGTGTTTTCGACCAGGATGTTTCTGCACGATTTTGCCTCAAG TACCCTATTCTATATTTAGAGGGAGTAGAGAACCTCCACTTCAGCTGGCCCCGTATACTTGGTTGGATGTTTAATGGAGTGATAAGCTCCAtaataatcttcttcttcacaaccAAGTCGATGATTAACCAGGCCTTCCGAAGAGATGGTCAAGTTGTTGACTTTGAGGTCCTCGGGGTCACAATGTACACGTGTGTCGTGTGGGCTGTAAACTGCCAAATGGCACTCTCCGTCAACTACTTCACTTGGATCCAGCACCTCTTCATCTGGGGCAGCATCGCCTTCTGGTATATATTCTTAGTCATTTATGGTTCTCTCCCGCCGAATGTATCAACGACAGCATATCGGGTTTTTACAGAAGCTTGTGCTCCAAGTGCTCTTTATTGGTTGGTCACCCTTTTTGTTGTCATTTGCACTTTGTTACCTTTGTTCTCTTATAGAGCTTTCCAAACGCGATTTAAACCAACGTACCTTGACATAATACAAAGAAAAAGGTTAGAAGACTTGGAGACTCAGAACTCTTCTGAAACTAGGCCATTCAAGCAAAAACTACATCGTCTTAGGGAGAGATTGAGGCAGAGGGAATTgtga